A genomic region of Gemmatimonadota bacterium contains the following coding sequences:
- a CDS encoding tetratricopeptide repeat protein: MVQRAIAHRDDGDLEAAVAGFDAAVAACDRDPVVFVHRGIAYGQLGRFDAAIADFDRAIALAPDDSWVWSNRAIACGLMGQFDAAIDSFGKAVALDPENTQALASRGETLREMGRFEEALGDLNRVLALDADYFGALISRGHVLMQLGHFDAAAVDFDRAIAVGNGHPDAFAGRAEIYRQADEAEAAMEMFGQALKAMPNHLGALIGRGEVLREIGQLEAALLDFDRALVVAPDDPDLLAARGDMLRQLGRGAEAIRDFTRALEIFPDHLWALMGRGVALRMENDPEASLVDFDRAVMLENGDAWIWANRGESRRMLGQFEAAVSDFTRALDIDPENGWARELRAETFRQMGRFAEAVEDLNRARAQ; the protein is encoded by the coding sequence GTGGTTCAACGCGCAATCGCGCACCGCGATGACGGTGATTTAGAAGCGGCTGTTGCGGGTTTTGATGCGGCTGTTGCGGCGTGTGATCGCGATCCTGTTGTGTTTGTGCATCGGGGGATTGCTTATGGGCAATTGGGGCGATTTGATGCGGCGATTGCAGATTTTGATCGCGCAATCGCGCTGGCGCCAGACGATTCCTGGGTGTGGAGCAATCGCGCGATTGCCTGCGGGTTGATGGGGCAGTTTGATGCGGCGATAGATAGTTTTGGAAAAGCTGTTGCGCTCGATCCGGAAAATACGCAGGCTCTTGCGAGCCGGGGGGAGACCCTGCGCGAGATGGGGCGGTTTGAAGAGGCTTTGGGGGATCTCAATCGGGTTTTAGCGCTGGATGCAGATTATTTTGGCGCGCTGATCAGCCGCGGGCATGTGTTGATGCAGTTGGGGCACTTCGATGCAGCTGCGGTCGATTTTGACCGGGCGATTGCAGTGGGTAATGGGCATCCAGATGCGTTTGCCGGACGGGCGGAGATCTACCGTCAGGCTGATGAGGCTGAGGCCGCGATGGAGATGTTTGGGCAGGCACTCAAGGCGATGCCCAACCACCTGGGTGCGTTGATCGGGCGGGGCGAGGTGCTGCGAGAGATCGGCCAATTGGAGGCCGCGCTTTTGGATTTTGACCGCGCGCTCGTCGTTGCACCTGACGACCCGGATTTGTTGGCCGCGCGGGGTGATATGTTGCGGCAATTGGGGCGAGGTGCCGAAGCAATACGCGATTTTACACGGGCGCTGGAGATTTTTCCCGATCATCTGTGGGCGCTTATGGGGCGCGGCGTTGCATTGCGGATGGAAAATGATCCCGAGGCGTCGCTGGTCGATTTTGATCGGGCGGTGATGCTGGAGAACGGGGATGCGTGGATTTGGGCAAATCGCGGGGAGTCTCGACGGATGCTGGGGCAGTTTGAGGCAGCGGTTTCGGATTTTACACGGGCGTTGGATATCGATCCCGAAAATGGATGGGCACGAGAACTCCGCGCGGAGACTTTTCGGCAAATGGGACGATTTGCCGAGGCGGTTGAAGATCTGAATCGGGCACGGGCGCAATGA
- a CDS encoding choice-of-anchor D domain-containing protein, with amino-acid sequence MSLFPSEIYFGRTLEVGQSKTVEFKIENTGAGPLEITGYSAPEGITMEPSTLTIAPGESKTVQITLTPTQAGTFSGKITLQHGEQSIGTLEIPFTNLTIEAPQLPTISLVQENLNLGEIEMGRDATTTFTITNTGTGPLNITDIQSNIADIAFSETSLTVPPGQSQDIIITLNPTAEGPITGTIDITSDDPEKASISLTITGSVIFVPADPRTDFDGSLTVDFSDFLLFVGAFGTANTTFDLDESGTVDFPDFLIFVASFGKAVNG; translated from the coding sequence ATTTCCCTCTTCCCATCGGAGATCTACTTTGGCAGAACCCTTGAAGTAGGGCAATCCAAAACCGTAGAATTTAAAATCGAAAACACCGGTGCAGGACCCCTCGAAATCACCGGATACTCGGCTCCCGAAGGCATCACAATGGAGCCATCTACACTGACCATAGCGCCCGGTGAAAGCAAAACCGTACAAATCACCCTGACACCGACACAAGCCGGCACGTTTTCGGGAAAAATCACCCTCCAACACGGCGAACAAAGTATTGGCACTCTGGAGATTCCTTTTACCAACCTCACCATCGAAGCGCCTCAACTCCCGACCATATCACTGGTTCAGGAAAATTTGAACCTGGGTGAAATCGAAATGGGCAGAGACGCAACAACAACATTTACCATCACAAATACAGGTACAGGCCCACTCAACATCACAGACATCCAATCCAACATTGCGGACATTGCATTTTCCGAAACCTCGCTCACAGTGCCACCCGGTCAATCTCAGGACATCATCATAACTCTCAATCCGACAGCCGAAGGTCCAATTACCGGCACCATCGACATAACCTCAGACGACCCGGAAAAAGCCTCAATCAGCCTGACCATCACCGGTTCGGTCATCTTCGTCCCCGCTGATCCACGCACAGACTTCGATGGTTCGCTCACCGTTGACTTTTCGGACTTCCTCCTATTCGTAGGAGCCTTTGGCACGGCCAATACAACCTTTGATCTCGACGAATCGGGCACTGTTGACTTTCCCGACTTTCTCATATTTGTCGCAAGCTTTGGAAAAGCAGTCAACGGATAA
- a CDS encoding redoxin family protein, producing the protein MKHLLVIALFLVLPLRLWAAPLQIGDTLNDFILADLNGSSVTLSDLSRDRALVIIFSSVVCPASLKYDIHRTQIHDQYAPKGVHLISVNANFNETDKDIKEHYAQNPVPFTVLRDPHNKLADHLGATHTPHAFLFDAQRRLCYKGEIDNGWGIPEDTTSRGLWDALDALLANREIANTSLPSFGCEIRRTPRPTTVANTSAPTFYRDILPLLQNRCQNCHHPGGIGRVPFFDYTEVLAWAYQMRDSIEARIMPPWKARPEHGNFKNSRRLTDAEIHTFAQWVNSGMPKGNPADQPKPIAFSKSWTLGTPDLILEPEAPYPLEATGRDEYRCFVLPTKRETGNYVSAIEVLPGEREVVHHVSVYIDISGKARLQQKNAPAPGYPCFGGIGVPIYESLGGWAPGNTPFVLPDGIGRDLPPNSDIILQIHYHKIGRAVKDHSRLGIYFAKKPVQKQLREEVINSRLLFIPPNIRRHRVTGTITITRDQHLLGILPHMHLLGTEMKITATYPDGTQKPLIWVKPWDFNWQETYVYKAPIALPRGTRIALEAFYDNSADNPRNPNNPPRLVRWGEKSTDEMCTAFLYVTHDDENLTTDKK; encoded by the coding sequence ATGAAACACCTCCTCGTCATTGCACTCTTTCTCGTCCTCCCGCTTCGCCTCTGGGCAGCCCCCCTCCAAATCGGCGACACCCTCAATGACTTTATCCTTGCCGACCTCAACGGCTCGTCTGTTACCCTCAGTGACTTATCCCGGGACCGCGCACTCGTCATCATCTTCAGCTCCGTCGTCTGCCCTGCCTCGCTCAAATACGACATACACCGGACACAAATACACGATCAGTATGCCCCCAAAGGCGTACACCTGATATCTGTAAATGCCAATTTTAACGAAACAGACAAAGACATCAAAGAACACTACGCCCAGAACCCCGTACCCTTTACTGTCCTGCGCGATCCGCACAACAAACTCGCCGATCATCTCGGCGCAACACACACACCCCACGCCTTTCTCTTTGACGCCCAGCGCCGCCTGTGCTACAAGGGCGAAATCGACAACGGCTGGGGCATACCCGAAGACACGACCTCGCGCGGATTGTGGGACGCCCTTGATGCACTGCTCGCCAACCGGGAAATCGCCAACACCAGCCTCCCCAGTTTTGGCTGTGAAATTAGACGCACACCCCGGCCAACAACTGTAGCGAACACCTCCGCCCCAACATTTTATCGCGACATCCTGCCCCTGCTCCAAAACCGCTGCCAGAACTGTCATCACCCCGGCGGCATCGGGCGCGTGCCCTTTTTTGACTACACAGAAGTACTCGCCTGGGCCTATCAGATGCGCGACTCCATCGAAGCCCGCATCATGCCCCCCTGGAAAGCGCGCCCCGAACACGGCAACTTCAAAAATTCTCGCAGACTCACAGACGCCGAAATCCACACCTTCGCGCAATGGGTCAACAGCGGCATGCCAAAGGGCAATCCCGCCGACCAGCCCAAACCCATCGCATTTTCAAAAAGCTGGACCCTGGGCACGCCCGACCTGATCCTCGAACCCGAAGCACCCTATCCACTCGAAGCCACGGGCCGCGACGAATACCGCTGCTTTGTCTTGCCCACAAAACGGGAAACGGGCAACTACGTATCGGCCATCGAAGTGCTGCCCGGAGAACGCGAAGTCGTCCACCACGTCAGCGTGTACATCGACATCTCTGGCAAAGCGCGCCTGCAACAGAAAAACGCGCCTGCGCCTGGATATCCCTGCTTTGGCGGCATTGGCGTACCCATCTACGAATCCCTGGGCGGCTGGGCGCCTGGCAACACCCCCTTTGTACTCCCGGATGGCATAGGCCGCGATTTACCGCCCAACAGCGACATCATCCTCCAGATCCACTATCACAAAATTGGTCGCGCCGTAAAAGACCACTCTCGCCTGGGCATCTACTTTGCCAAAAAACCCGTACAAAAACAGCTCCGCGAAGAAGTCATCAACAGCCGTTTGCTCTTCATTCCCCCCAACATCAGACGACACAGAGTAACCGGCACAATCACCATCACCCGCGACCAGCACCTGCTCGGCATCTTGCCCCACATGCACTTGCTCGGCACGGAAATGAAAATAACCGCGACCTATCCCGACGGAACCCAAAAACCCCTGATATGGGTCAAACCATGGGATTTCAACTGGCAAGAAACCTACGTGTACAAAGCACCCATCGCACTCCCGCGCGGCACCCGCATCGCGCTCGAAGCCTTTTACGACAACTCTGCCGACAACCCCCGAAACCCCAACAATCCCCCCAGGCTGGTGCGATGGGGCGAAAAATCAACCGACGAAATGTGTACCGCATTTCTCTATGTCACGCACGACGATGAAAACTTGACAACGGATAAGAAATGA
- a CDS encoding tetratricopeptide repeat protein, producing the protein MKKLLKLSILITLIHAPIYAQWNIAVLPHKNTTGDPQWNWLSAAISEGYINAYYHVPKIYAVDEEYLRHKLGDTPVSSSDLAKKLDIHLILSGRYHIVGSRIQIETDMLHTTTGEVIETFTGQASVSAPLDAILPVLYAIPDQLNVTLTPHEKTRLQMPMFHDAQALHIATESMMALYRALRRSPIDDALLTQAEGGLKRAVQRDSKSAMPHYYLGRIYETRNKITEAENAYRNALKIDLEHVAARYRLALILKSQNRTEEAMSELEQAVQQSPINPDIQAALSGMFFNQYAQTFETITAQLRQAIQTNPDDPIACYELANAYDELDRIDEATKYYHQALQRDSTLADAHFKLGMIAHRKGNHEKAVDHLQKAATHNTQFTRVHFRLGTILHLIERHDAAIKAFSKAIEVEPNYVIPRYHLGLSYLATAQIDSAYEAFQKYAELTSDDHRPHFQMAEIARQKGEPERAINGYMHAIAISPVHVPSHIRLGYLHAEHQRFDLAVQQLQTALRLQPDHPNAEKILADIQKWTP; encoded by the coding sequence ATGAAAAAACTCCTCAAACTCAGCATCCTCATCACCCTGATCCACGCGCCCATCTACGCCCAATGGAACATCGCCGTATTACCACATAAAAACACAACGGGCGACCCGCAGTGGAATTGGCTTTCCGCAGCCATTTCCGAAGGATATATCAACGCCTATTACCATGTACCCAAAATATATGCTGTTGACGAAGAATATCTGCGCCACAAACTCGGAGACACGCCGGTAAGCTCCTCTGATCTCGCAAAAAAATTGGACATCCACCTGATTTTAAGCGGGCGTTATCACATTGTGGGATCGCGCATTCAAATCGAAACCGACATGCTTCATACAACCACGGGCGAAGTCATCGAAACCTTTACGGGACAGGCATCCGTCTCTGCACCGCTCGACGCCATCTTGCCCGTGCTCTACGCCATTCCAGATCAGTTGAACGTGACCCTGACACCCCATGAAAAAACCCGTCTGCAAATGCCCATGTTTCACGATGCACAAGCCCTGCACATCGCAACCGAAAGCATGATGGCACTGTATCGGGCACTGCGACGATCTCCCATTGACGACGCTCTGCTCACACAGGCTGAAGGCGGTCTAAAACGCGCTGTCCAACGCGATTCCAAAAGCGCGATGCCCCACTATTATCTCGGGCGCATCTACGAAACGCGCAACAAAATAACAGAAGCGGAAAATGCCTATCGCAACGCCCTCAAAATCGACCTTGAACACGTTGCTGCGCGCTATCGCCTTGCCCTGATCCTCAAAAGTCAGAACCGCACAGAAGAAGCCATGAGCGAACTCGAACAGGCCGTCCAGCAGTCACCCATAAATCCCGATATTCAAGCAGCCCTATCTGGCATGTTCTTCAATCAATACGCCCAAACCTTTGAAACAATCACCGCGCAGCTTCGCCAGGCCATCCAGACCAATCCCGATGATCCCATAGCCTGTTATGAATTGGCCAATGCTTATGACGAACTCGACCGCATCGACGAAGCCACAAAATACTACCATCAAGCCCTGCAACGCGATTCCACACTCGCCGATGCACATTTCAAACTCGGCATGATCGCACACCGCAAAGGAAATCACGAAAAAGCCGTTGACCACCTTCAAAAGGCCGCAACGCACAACACCCAATTCACCCGCGTCCATTTTCGCCTCGGCACCATACTCCACCTGATTGAGCGCCATGACGCGGCGATCAAAGCCTTTTCAAAAGCCATCGAAGTCGAACCCAATTACGTCATCCCGCGCTATCACCTGGGCCTGAGCTACCTCGCAACCGCGCAGATAGACAGCGCTTATGAAGCCTTTCAGAAATACGCCGAACTCACCTCAGACGACCACCGCCCGCATTTTCAAATGGCCGAGATCGCCCGCCAAAAAGGAGAACCTGAACGCGCAATTAACGGATATATGCACGCAATCGCCATCAGCCCTGTCCACGTACCCTCACATATACGCCTGGGCTATCTTCACGCCGAGCACCAGCGCTTTGACCTCGCTGTCCAGCAATTGCAAACCGCGTTGCGCCTGCAACCCGATCACCCGAATGCCGAAAAAATCCTCGCCGACATCCAGAAATGGACACCATGA